From the Salvia hispanica chloroplast, complete genome genome, the window ATAGTGTTTTGATCTAAGATTTCAATTCTTCCGTGTTTCAGCAGTAACATATTGTTCCATGGAGGTAAGGTCCAAAATATGGAAGAAAGAAGCGTTTCCACCACTCTACCACCCAGTCAATTCTGTTCCACTTAATCCCTCTTTCATAGCCGCATATCTTTCCGGCTAAGGAATGGGAAATCTTTCTCCTGTTACATGAATCCAATTTTCATTTCATCCGGGAAAAGCCATCTTTTTCTTAACAATGTCTTTGTCATTTGATCCAATAGCGTTCCGTTAGATAGGAACAGAGTTGATAAATACTGATAACTCTCGGATAGAGTATTAGAACGGAAAGATCCATTAGATAATGAACTATTGGTTCTAAGCCATCTCTGACGATTAATCAACAATTCGAAGTGCTTTTCTTGTGTATTCTTGATAAACCAGCGTTTATATATAGATGTAGAAGGATCCATTTGGGAAGTAAGAAGCCCCTTTGACATCTCTTCATCTGCAAATAATTCTCGATGTGAAAACACAGAGCCAGGGGGCTGATCTTTGAATAGGAAAAAGAGCGGATCTGCAGGGTCCCAAATGAATTGGCTTATTCGAAAAAGGCCTTGTTCTTTGGAAGATCTATCTCGTGTCTGGTACTGCATGGTTCCACTCTGCAAGAACTCCGAACCATTCTCTTGAAGCTCATCCTCTTCATCATAAATGATCCGCTTGCCCCGAAATGACCTGGACCAATAGGGAAATCCCAATTCATTGGGCCTTTCGATACAATCAAATAGAAAGCCCCAAGGGCGCCATATTCTAGGAGCCCAAACTATGTGATTGAATAAATCCTCCTCTATCTGTTGCAGGTCAAGGGCTCCTTGCCTCTCCCCTTCTTCAAACTCCGATTCGTATTTTTCATAGAGAAATCTCTGATCAAAGATAGAACAAGATCCGTTTTGCATCATATCTAAGGGATTCCTCGGTTCGGGCCGAAGAAGCAATGTAACTCGATCATTATCAAACGGACTGCAATCTTTTTCTGTCCGTGAAGATCCCACCAGAGTGCCTTCTACTTCTAATAGGCCATGAACTAGATCCGAATCATTCTCAACGAGTCCATAAGAAGTGATCCCATTTTTTTCATCGGGTCCGGGTAGAGACCAAAGATCTTGAGCGACCGATCCGGCAGAACAACTCAAAAGATAAAGAAGTATCGTTAATTTCTTCATGCTCGTTCCAAGCTCGAAGTACCATTTGTACAAATAAGAATCCCCTTCGTTACATGATTTATTCTTCATATAGATAGATATAGGATCTATGGGGCAATTACTTAGAAGTACATTTTGTGCTACAGCCCTTCCTATCTGATAGAAAAGGATCCCATTATCCTGAACCGATCTTACCTGGGATCGCAAATACCAAGCTTGTCTATGAAGAGCGGATCTAATTGTATTAGTGTCTATAATTGATTTCTTCTGTGTAATACTAATCGATAGGGCCTCATTGGTAAGTGCTACAAGATCTCTTGCATTGGAACCCATGGTTATGGACCCGAATCCGTTAGTATGGAACATTTTATTTTCCAAGTGAAATCCCCTAGTATATGAAAGAGTGAAAAAGTGCTTTCGTTGTTGTGGAATAAGAAGCCTTCGTATCTTAATGCACGTATTTAATTTATTCGGAGCTATTAGAGCGGGATCCACTTTTTGGGGAATATGAGTCGAAGCAATAACAAGAATATTTCTAGTGGAACATCTTTCAGAGAGATGGTTCGCTAATAGACCGAGGGATAAGTAATTCGACCCATTCACATCCAGATCATGAATGTTTGGAATCCATATTATGCAGGGAGACATTGCTTTTGCCAATTCGAATTGAAGGATGATATAAAATCGGCCTATTTCCGGCATCATATCCATAGTTAGCGCATTCATCATAGTTAGCAGTTCCAGCTCCGTATCAAGGTCACGATCAATATCGTCACTAGCATCAATATTGTCACTAGCATCAATATTGTCACTATCATCAATATCGTCACTAGCATCAATATCGATATCATCAATAAGAAAACCTTTAGGCTTGTTATCCAGGAACTTGTTCAAAAATACCGTAATGAAAGGAACATAGGAGTTTGTCGCTAGGTATTTGACCAAATAGGATCGTCCAGTTCCTATAGAACCTATCACTAAAATCCCCTTAGAGGGGGATAAGGCTAAGCGGAGCGAAAAGGGTTTTCCATGAGATGGGAAATGCAAAGTATTAGTCCCACACGAAGTTTGTGAATAAGTGATTGTCTGATAATGAGCAAGGAATACCCGTCTTTCTGCTAAAGAGGATGTATTGAACTCATAATTCAATAGATACTTTTTATGAATGTCAACTAAGTATCGTAAGTAAATTGCTCCCGGTTGTTCAATCATTTGATAACCAGAGTCATTCTTTGATAAATGATCACTATGAGTCAGACTCAATAGAATTTGATCAATCCTTTTTTCTGTCGTTAAGGCGGAGAACTGAACCAAGAATTCTTTTTCTTCATCATCAATCGAATCACTGTTCGCGACCCAGAATTCTATTTTATCATCAATCCAACCCCCATTCACGTTTTTTCTTTTTCTTATCAATGAATAGATCTCTTTACTTGTATGACTTAGATGTCTCGTATTTCTCGAAAAAGTGATTCGATTGATGGGATTTGGTATGAGATCGATGATATCGATGAGATTGATACTCAAATATTTCTTCTTAGAACGTAGTGATTTGACCCCATAAGCGGGACCAAGCATGTTGCCGCCAGAAGCCCATATTTCTTCTAGAGAATCTCCTAATTGTTCCAGAGCAACTAGAAAGAGATTCTTTAACCAGAAAGAATTCGGTACAGATGTAGGATACCTATCCAGAAGTTTTCGTAACTCAATCATAGATGATGGAATCATCAAAGATTTGACCTTTTCGAACTCTGTCTGTAACTCACTAGAGGCCCGGGAAACAAAGAAAAGATGTGTACGAACGAGATATCCAGCAACAAGAAGAAGGAAAAGGATTGAATAGAGGAACTCCCAAACATTTGGCGATCTCGGATGTGTCGATATCAATGGTGACTCATTATTTCGATGAATCATTTCTTCGGACAGAAGAAGATTATGGAAACACTTACTCGAAATCTCACTTATCAGATTCCATTGCGGAAGACACCATTTTTTCTGAAGAATTCGCCATGATATACCTGATCCATGCATAATATCATGAAAAATGGATACAAATTTTTGACTGCTACTTAGTATCGGCAATAGGTCTGAAAAAGTATCTAAAAATATCAAATTTAGATATTTGTACCCTGTCGAAGTAAGGAACCATGGCATATACGTTTGGAATAGATTCCATTTTGAGAGAGTTGAAAAAGCACTATCTCCTTGAAAGGTTCTATACATCTGCCCTTTCTCAACGCATTTCTTTAGACAAAGACTCCGTTTTTTCCTCTTTTCGGATGGTAACTCAGAACATGGAGTGTGAATCAAACCCATGTTTGAATTGAGATACTGATGCAAGTTCTTCCCTTCTGAATCAGATAGATTCATGTCTGAAAGAGGTTGACAATAAGTTCTTCCAAAATTGACTATTTGTCCCTCTGTTAGAGGTGTTCCAGAAATGTCTGCGATCGAGTAAATAGTTCTACGAACGAATGGATCGTATCGACTTGGAAAATGGAAAGATTTGTACAAGTTATACGTTTCGTCACCACTTTGTGGAAAATCATTAGGTATGAATATGTTAGATACCTGTGACTCGATTGGTGAAATAGTATCTCTCCCCTCAAAAGCATGCTTTTTTTTACCGACGCACAAAGAAAATATTTTGTTGCGAATGAACAAGATATTGAGGAATTGTCCATACGTAAAATCATAATTATTGATACGGGCCTTTTCCACAGAAAAGGGGAATCTTGTGTTACAGTAGAAGCAGAAGTGATGTGGATTATTCAAGAATCGAAGTCGATTTGCTTTATAAAAAGAAGATATCAATGAACTTCTATGGAATGGTTTCACGGGATTCAGCCAATTGTCTTGATTGTGGAATATCATTGAGAAATAGGAATCCGCGTTATCAAAGGATTTCCTGCGATTATTTCTAGTATGGAATGAGTCAATCATCCACTTTGGTATCTTATTGAACAAAAAGGGCGTTCCTCCATTGATCAAGAATTTCCATTTTCGGGAAGTATCATGATCATCCAATAAGAAGGGTTTCCATTTTTTCAAATGAACAATTTGAAGACCTATTGATTCTAACAACTGATTGCAGAGTTGATCATTCGGACCTTTCAATTCATAGATGTAGATCTCGGACCCATGAATGGGGATATTCCCGAAACTCACACAGAAAAAAGGAAGTGAGTTCGACAAAAAGAAAAGCAACTTGGACAAAAAAAGAAGTGACTTGGACAAAAAGAAACGAAGTGGCTTAGACAAATCTTTTTTGTCGATAACCTCAGACCAATCAATCGAATATTGATTAATACATAATTGATCGAACACTATTTGAAAATGGCTCTTCTGCTCAGAAACGAAATGTTCCAAATGTTCCTGGAAATTCTTGCTCCCATTGGACCATTTGTATCTATATGCATCAGGATCCCGATTCATGAATCTCTCGTCGGTTCGAGAAATCAAGATAAGAGGATCGAACCGTTTCTTCTGACTCTTTTTCAAATTTGATAAATGTTGGTTGATCCTATATTTCATTATAGTTCTATGATTCAGAGTATCCTTTCCTATTTGATCCCTTTGAATTCCATATTCGAAGTTGCGATCGGATCGATTCATTAAAAAGAATTGATTCAATACATTTCTTATGTACCCATAGGTACTATATTGGATTTGAATCAGATTTTGGATCAATCTATATTGATTGACTGCCTCCATTATGTTGTTGCTAGCAAATACCACTATTTTTGGTTTTGGATCTTCCAAATCATTCCCGCAGTAGATCCGGGCCCTTTTTTTTCTGATCCTTCGAGAAAAAGATTCATTCTCTTCATAAAAAATAGGAGGTAGAACCAATAAAGATTTCTTTTTCGATTCATCCCTGGCCTCATTCAAGAATTGTTTTTGATCCAATCCGTAGGAATCAATAGAAAAGGCAAATCCCTTATGATACACCAGATCCGGCTCGGTTATTGATAGAGTGAATAGATCTGCCATTTCTTGAAATCTCTCTTTTGATTCAAAATCGTGGTGTAACGTGTATCCTCCCCTGTTCCGGTCATGGAATAGATGAAATAAATCAAAAAATGGATTTTTGTTCAAGAATGAAATCTTATTGGAACTGTCCATATCCGGTTCATCCTTCAGAACCCTATCACACCCCGGATCTGGTGAAATAGGATGAATTGAGACAGTATTTTGTAAATACGTAATTATCTTGAATATATTAACCAGTTCTTTATTTTCCGATCGCCTGGAAGGGACAAAAGAAAGATCTTGTTGTTTCTTCAACAATTTCTGATCTCTAGTGGACCTCTCAGTAGGATTCGAACCCAGACGAAGTTCTGACCATCTATCAGAGAAAAAAGAACGAACCGATCTTGTAGGATTCCCAAAAAATTCTTGGATTTCTTCCGGAAGCAGATGATTAATCATCTGCTTCTCACGTTCCGTGAATAGCCGGGACATTGAGGAATATCCAGAAAGGCATTTCGGGAATCGGTCTGATTCTATCTCTGTTCCTTCCGTTTGAAGAAAGGAAGGATCCCAAAGAATCGATCTTTCTTTTAGTGGTTGAATCTCTCTTTGATTGATCAATGTGTGATATTCCGAATCCTCATTACTAATGGAATCCAAATGATCTCTGGATTGATCAGAAGATCCTTTCAGTTGGCTAGAATCCGTTACTTGAACGAAACTGGATCTTGTGGAATCATATTGAATATTTGACGATATATTCCGTACCTTTCTAAAAAACCGATCCTTGTTTACCAACCACACACTGTCTAAGCAAATCAAATTCTCTCTTGATACGTTCCTCAAAAAATCTGATTCGTGCGGATTCTTCCCCCAACTAACGAAGAGATCTTGGCGAAATTGCCACATATGAAATTGAGCACAATTTTGCAAAGAAATAGCCCACTTCTTTCTCGAGAGGAGATGGGAAACACGCTCAATATCATTTGATTGAATAGTTGACCCAGCCCTTTGTTGTTTGAAGAAACCCTCCACTTCAATTGGTATTTTTTCACGAAAAGCAGACATGAGATAAGAAATCCAGTGTTTCGCTAAGATTTCGAATAGCGGTCCCGAATTCAAGTTGATTCTATTTCGCCTCTTCCTCAGAGAAAGACGATCAAATAATTCCCAATCACGGTCCTTGCGGATCGGATCATCCATATAATATACAAAAAGAAACTCCAAATATTTGATATCTTTCTCTTTGAATAAGATCTCAATTCCAGCGACGGTTTCATTAGATATCTTACAACTAGAATCCCTCTTTTTTCCGATCCAGTTCCTCCACCACCGCGAACCCCAGTTAGATTCAGGCATGCTACACTTTTTAGTTATTGGAAGAACCCAAGTACTCTCTTTCGGATTCAGGAAACAACTCTCAGAGATCTTTTTTCCTTTTGGAAGATACAGGAGCGAAACAATCAACCTATTGATATTGGAAGACCCAACCGATTCTTCCAAGGTATCATTTCTGGGTCCAATGGAATTCATAGGTATAGGAAGAAGCCCTCTCAAATAGAGATTTTTTCTTTCGACCATATTTCGATTGTTAATACGATATATAAGGACCGCTACTACAAATAGTATTACACCCTTGATCGTGAAATATCGATTGCTTGTTGAACCCTGTGAATTGCGTGAAAGTAGGATACTCAAAATTCGGGGGTCAAAGAGTTTTAGAAAACGTTCTTGGTGGAAAAAAATGTGAATGAAAGACCTCACTGAATTGAATTGGATCCATGAATCTAAGAAATGGTGAGAATTCTTGATCTCTCTCAATATCTCTCGCAATTCGAAAATCCAGGATTGGAATTGATGTCCTTTCATTGATTCCTCCTAAATTGCATTGATTTATCCTAAAGATTTCATTTCAATTGGAATTTGGTTATTCACCGTGTACGAGGATCCCCGCTAAGCATCCATGGCTGAATGGTTAAAGCGCCCAACTCATAATTGGCAAATTCGTAGGTTCAATTCCTACTGGATGCACGCCAATGGGACCCTCCAATAAGTCTATTGGAATTGGCTCTGCATCAATGGAATCTCATCACCCACACATAACGAATTGGTGTGGTATATTCATATCATAATATATGAACAGTAAGAAATAGCATTCTTATTGAGACTAGAACTCATAGGGAAGAAAATAGATTTATGGATGGAATCAAATATGCAGTATTTACAGACAAAAGTATTCGGTTATTGGGGAAAAATCAATATACTTCTAATGTCGAATCAGGATCAACTAGGACAGAACTAAAGCATTGGGTCGAACTCTTCTTTGGTGTCAAGGTAATAGCTATGAATAGTCATCGACTTCCGGGAAAGGGTAGAAGAATGGGACCCATTATGGGACATACAATGCATTACAGACGTATGATCATTACGCTTCAACCGGGTTATTCTATTCCACCTCTTAGAAAGAAAAGAACTTAAATCAAAATACTTAATAGCATGGCGATACATTTATACAAAACTTCTACCCCGAGCACACGCAATGGAACCGTAGACAGTCAAGTGAAATCCAATCCACGAAATAATTTGATCTATGGACAGCATCATTGTGGTAAAGGTCGTAATGCCAGAGGAATCATTACCGCAAGGCATAGAGGGGGAGGTCATAAGCGTCTATACCGTAAAATCGATTTTCGACGGAATGAAAAAGACATATATGGTAGAATCGTAACCATAGAATACGACCCTAATCGAAATGCATACATTTGTCTCATACACTATGGGGATGGTGAGAAGAGATATATTTTACATCCCAGAGGGGCTATAATTGGAGATACCATTGTTTCTGGTACAGAAGTTCCTATAAAAATGGGAAATGCCCTACCTTTGAGTGCGGTTTGAACTATTGATTTACGTAATTGGAAGTAACCAATTAGGTTTACGACGAAACCTAGAAATCGATCACTGATCCAATTTGAGTACCTCTACAGGATAAACCTCAACAGAAAACTGAAGAGTAACGGCAGCAAGTGATTGAGTTCAGTAGTTCCTCATATAAAATTATTGACTCTAGAGATATAGTAATATGGAGAAGACAAAATTG encodes:
- the rpl23 gene encoding ribosomal protein L23 translates to MDGIKYAVFTDKSIRLLGKNQYTSNVESGSTRTELKHWVELFFGVKVIAMNSHRLPGKGRRMGPIMGHTMHYRRMIITLQPGYSIPPLRKKRT
- the ycf2 gene encoding hypothetical protein RF2, which encodes MKGHQFQSWIFELREILREIKNSHHFLDSWIQFNSVRSFIHIFFHQERFLKLFDPRILSILLSRNSQGSTSNRYFTIKGVILFVVAVLIYRINNRNMVERKNLYLRGLLPIPMNSIGPRNDTLEESVGSSNINRLIVSLLYLPKGKKISESCFLNPKESTWVLPITKKCSMPESNWGSRWWRNWIGKKRDSSCKISNETVAGIEILFKEKDIKYLEFLFVYYMDDPIRKDRDWELFDRLSLRKRRNRINLNSGPLFEILAKHWISYLMSAFREKIPIEVEGFFKQQRAGSTIQSNDIERVSHLLSRKKWAISLQNCAQFHMWQFRQDLFVSWGKNPHESDFLRNVSRENLICLDSVWLVNKDRFFRKVRNISSNIQYDSTRSSFVQVTDSSQLKGSSDQSRDHLDSISNEDSEYHTLINQREIQPLKERSILWDPSFLQTEGTEIESDRFPKCLSGYSSMSRLFTEREKQMINHLLPEEIQEFFGNPTRSVRSFFSDRWSELRLGSNPTERSTRDQKLLKKQQDLSFVPSRRSENKELVNIFKIITYLQNTVSIHPISPDPGCDRVLKDEPDMDSSNKISFLNKNPFFDLFHLFHDRNRGGYTLHHDFESKERFQEMADLFTLSITEPDLVYHKGFAFSIDSYGLDQKQFLNEARDESKKKSLLVLPPIFYEENESFSRRIRKKRARIYCGNDLEDPKPKIVVFASNNIMEAVNQYRLIQNLIQIQYSTYGYIRNVLNQFFLMNRSDRNFEYGIQRDQIGKDTLNHRTIMKYRINQHLSNLKKSQKKRFDPLILISRTDERFMNRDPDAYRYKWSNGSKNFQEHLEHFVSEQKSHFQIVFDQLCINQYSIDWSEVIDKKDLSKPLRFFLSKSLLFLSKLLFFLSNSLPFFCVSFGNIPIHGSEIYIYELKGPNDQLCNQLLESIGLQIVHLKKWKPFLLDDHDTSRKWKFLINGGTPFLFNKIPKWMIDSFHTRNNRRKSFDNADSYFSMIFHNQDNWLNPVKPFHRSSLISSFYKANRLRFLNNPHHFCFYCNTRFPFSVEKARINNYDFTYGQFLNILFIRNKIFSLCVGKKKHAFEGRDTISPIESQVSNIFIPNDFPQSGDETYNLYKSFHFPSRYDPFVRRTIYSIADISGTPLTEGQIVNFGRTYCQPLSDMNLSDSEGKNLHQYLNSNMGLIHTPCSELPSEKRKKRSLCLKKCVEKGQMYRTFQGDSAFSTLSKWNLFQTYMPWFLTSTGYKYLNLIFLDTFSDLLPILSSSQKFVSIFHDIMHGSGISWRILQKKWCLPQWNLISEISSKCFHNLLLSEEMIHRNNESPLISTHPRSPNVWEFLYSILFLLLVAGYLVRTHLFFVSRASSELQTEFEKVKSLMIPSSMIELRKLLDRYPTSVPNSFWLKNLFLVALEQLGDSLEEIWASGGNMLGPAYGVKSLRSKKKYLSINLIDIIDLIPNPINRITFSRNTRHLSHTSKEIYSLIRKRKNVNGGWIDDKIEFWVANSDSIDDEEKEFLVQFSALTTEKRIDQILLSLTHSDHLSKNDSGYQMIEQPGAIYLRYLVDIHKKYLLNYEFNTSSLAERRVFLAHYQTITYSQTSCGTNTLHFPSHGKPFSLRLALSPSKGILVIGSIGTGRSYLVKYLATNSYVPFITVFLNKFLDNKPKGFLIDDIDIDASDDIDDSDNIDASDNIDASDDIDRDLDTELELLTMMNALTMDMMPEIGRFYIILQFELAKAMSPCIIWIPNIHDLDVNGSNYLSLGLLANHLSERCSTRNILVIASTHIPQKVDPALIAPNKLNTCIKIRRLLIPQQRKHFFTLSYTRGFHLENKMFHTNGFGSITMGSNARDLVALTNEALSISITQKKSIIDTNTIRSALHRQAWYLRSQVRSVQDNGILFYQIGRAVAQNVLLSNCPIDPISIYMKNKSCNEGDSYLYKWYFELGTSMKKLTILLYLLSCSAGSVAQDLWSLPGPDEKNGITSYGLVENDSDLVHGLLEVEGTLVGSSRTEKDCSPFDNDRVTLLLRPEPRNPLDMMQNGSCSIFDQRFLYEKYESEFEEGERQGALDLQQIEEDLFNHIVWAPRIWRPWGFLFDCIERPNELGFPYWSRSFRGKRIIYDEEDELQENGSEFLQSGTMQYQTRDRSSKEQGLFRISQFIWDPADPLFFLFKDQPPGSVFSHRELFADEEMSKGLLTSQMDPSTSIYKRWFIKNTQEKHFELLINRQRWLRTNSSLSNGSFRSNTLSESYQYLSTLFLSNGTLLDQMTKTLLRKRWLFPDEMKIGFM